A stretch of DNA from Montipora capricornis isolate CH-2021 chromosome 1, ASM3666992v2, whole genome shotgun sequence:
AGCCCAGTCGCCAAAATTTTGAATAAGTTCCCCTGGAACCCCACTACGAAACGCAAACGAAGCCGCCCCCCTGCGAAAACTATGTCCACGATATAAGTGAGGAAAAGAAACCCCGGCAAGAGCCAACTTGGCCCTCAAAAATGTAATAAATTCACCCTTGTGGactgaaacaaaaatatccTTACGAGATGAATATGTGAACGCGGGAGCCGAGGGAGGTGCAGGATAGAAACGTATCATGCGCAAATACATAGCCACAGGGCAAAGAGGTGAATTCTCCAATCGCACCAAAGGTAACATGAACCTATGTTCTCCAAACTGAATTGTCTTGGACCATTTAAATAACACTAACAAACCCGCCCGGCACTCGAAAATATCGCCTCGACAAAGGTGCTGGACCTTGTCAAAACGAGAAGCGACTTGGGGAACAATATTAGAAACCCGAGCGAAAAggaaaaaggtcaaaagaaagGCACACATAAACGTGACCTCCTTGCCGTCGTCAAGGTCAATGACCGAAACCAACTTGGACAAAATATCTGGTGTAATGGGAGGGGCCCGATTAGGGGTATGCTTAATCGTACGTTGAATACCTTTTAAAGTCAAACGAACCTCATACGACTGGAGAAATGGGAAATCAAAACCGGCTATTAAATGCATTAGTTTAACCCCACTTAAATAGTTACGAATAGACTGCGGGGTAAGCGATCGACTAAGAAATTGACAATACAATGCAATAACATGAGCAGTGGCAGGCACCGGTGTAAAatcaaaatataaacaaaatgctAAATAACTTTTCCACTGCGATCTATGATTCTTATGAGTTCCTGGTGCGTACGCATTTAATCGTGTGCACTTTAAGTCTTTCTCCAGGACAAGAAGCTCAGCATCTGTAACAGAACAGAAGTTACAAATCATTATTGAGGGCAAATAACTCATCAGTGACAGTCTCCTCCCTAAAAGAACCCACGTCCCCACATTCTGCGGCGAACAGTCCAGAGTACTTTGCTTCATCCAAATGCCATCGCGATAAATAATCTGCAAGTCGGTTAGTTACACCTGGCAAATGAACCGCTCTGATCTCGAACTCTTGTGCAGAAACTTGCAGCCAAGTGTTATGCAAGATTGTTCCCATTGAAGAGTCACTCGTCTTCCCAGAGTTAATTACGGTAACCACGGCTGCATTATCACAGTAGACTTGCACTCGTAAACCGGCCCAAAGTGCGCCCCACAAACGAATCGCTACTAAGAAAGCTAGAAACTCTAACTGATGAATGGCTGTGAATTGCTGCAGAACCCAGTCAGGAAAGGGTGCATGGAAAACCGAGCGACCACAAACGCCGCCACATCCTGTTAGACAGGCATCCGTCGCGAAAACACAGTCCGGAGCCGACCACGGAACATCATAAATGATCGAAACGCCATTATAAACTGCAATGAAGTTAATCCACCAGGAAATGTCTTTCCGAAAGTCTTTATTGAGAGAAACTCGGTGATGATTGTGCTTGAGCCGCTTGAGGAGGTCAATAATCCGCATGAGAAAAATGCGACTATTCTGTACACAtttcgaaacaaaagacagTTTCCCGAGCAACGATTGCAACTCTCGCTTAGTGGCCTTTGTCTTGCTTGACCACTGTCTTAGTAACTCTTGGATCTCGATTAAACGTTCGAGGTGAATCGATTTTGTCATCGCCAAAGTATCAAATTCAACCCCTAAACAGGTCGCACGTGTCGTCGGCGGACAGGCTTTACTTTTCGACTCTTCTACTCCTAATTCGATGAGTAAGGATTGAAGAAAGCAAAAGGCAGTGGCGGCGTTATCCGGAACTTCAACGCCTTGAAAGTCGTCCAGATAATTTAACACGTCAAAGCCCTGCTGTGAACAAACGTACGAAATACCGCTCGTGATGCGTTGACAGGCCATCGCGGCCGACCGCAAACCCATAGGAAGCACAACATCAAAATAATAACAGTCATTCCAGTGAAAACCCAATAAAGGGAAGTCATAAGGATCAACGTAAAATTGACGATAGGCTTTTCGCAGGTCACATTTATAAATCAAACAACCCGGTCCCTTCCGAGCTATTAAACTGGCAATCTGATCCACAGTAGGATACGTCAGGGAAAACTCCACCCCTTCATGCAGCGATTTATCGATTCCGGCGTTGACAGACGTGTTCAAAGGCCAACTCAGATCAAGGATAATTCGCCGTTCGGCAGAATCTTTCTTTGGAACAGAATTCAGAGGCGACACCGCCAGCCGTCCAGAAAACGGGGGCGATGAAAATGGACCTGCTACCGAATGTCTCGCAAGCTCCGTGTCTAGATAAAGGTCTAAATCACGGGGAAAGTTGGTGGCGCCAGAGTGATTGCGTAACTGACTGACTGGGAAACCGAATTGTTCGTAATCATAGCCAACTGGCCAGCCAAACTCGAGATAATCAACGATAATATTGTCATGATAAGCACTAAGATAAGACCTCCACCGGGGAACAATAAGCTTGGAAGGTACGGGTATCCGTAATCCTCTGTAATTAGGAACACCCGAAGCAAAAACGCGCCGGTGAAGCGCAACCATGTGGACACTAAATTCCTCGTGGTCGCTATAGGCGCTAGTGTCCAATGAAAGAGTTCGCGAAGTAACGAGAGACGAAACAGTGTCCTGAACAACTGTCTGGGAAACTTCTTGATTATCTGTTAAGAGAGACGCAACAGTGTCTTGAATAACTGTCTGGGAAAGGGCTTGATTATGAACTGTATTACAAAATTCCTGAAAAGGGGTCCTGTGAAATTCTGAATTGTCCTGATGAACGCAAAAAGCCTGCGCAGATGTCCTGCTAACAACACAATTGTCCTGAAATAAGGTCCTGTTAACGTCCTGGGAACCGGCAACAATAAAGTCCTGAATTAACGGAGTACACGGGGGATTGTCTAGTCATTCTTTTGGTTTGTTTGGACAATCATCTGCGTACTCAGAATGCATCCGTTTAGCCTTATCTTTCACCCAACACGCCGCACAAATATGGCAAAGCCATTTCTTTTCCCCTTTAAGCATGGCGTAGTGATCCTTGGAGTGGGAGCACGTACCCTTCTGGTAATCGCGGCAAAACAAAACTGCATTTGAAGACGAGGGGGCGGGGCGCTTTTGTTCCTTGGTCTTCTTGTGTAAACCCGCGAGCGTACGATTTTCTAGGTGAAGAAATGAATCCTCCCAGTTAAGGCGACCTCtctcgatttctgataaaaccgCCGCGTGAAAACTGCGAACGGCAGGCCATTCGTAAATGGACGCAAGATACATTAAAGCGCCCAAGTGCTCTGTGCGATGCTTGCGTTCATGCGAAGATACTTGTGGCAACAGTAGGATAGCGCTATATCCGGCAACAAATTCCTCTAAAGTAAGCTCATCATAGCTAACGTTCTTAGAGACATAACCCATACTCAATTCACTATGCGGCCATAATTGCCGCCGTACTACACGTGTAGCAATTTTTGCCGTTTTACCGGACTTCAAGTTCCGCTTACCTCGTT
This window harbors:
- the LOC138054892 gene encoding uncharacterized protein, yielding MGLSSSASAAAADESTSSEESDDVSSSTERSSRKKRDNQEVSQTVVQDTVSSLVTSRTLSLDTSAYSDHEEFSVHMVALHRRVFASGVPNYRGLRIPVPSKLIVPRWRSYLSAYHDNIIVDYLEFGWPVGYDYEQFGFPVSQLRNHSGATNFPRDLDLYLDTELARHSVAGPFSSPPFSGRLAVSPLNSVPKKDSAERRIILDLSWPLNTSVNAGIDKSLHEGVEFSLTYPTVDQIASLIARKGPGCLIYKCDLRKAYRQFYVDPYDFPLLGFHWNDCYYFDVVLPMGLRSAAMACQRITSGISYVCSQQGFDVLNYLDDFQGVEVPDNAATAFCFLQSLLIELGVEESKSKACPPTTRATCLGVEFDTLAMTKSIHLERLIEIQELLRQWSSKTKATKRELQSLLGKLSFVSKCVQNSRIFLMRIIDLLKRLKHNHHRVSLNKDFRKDISWWINFIAVYNGVSIIYDVPWSAPDCVFATDACLTGCGGVCGRSVFHAPFPDWVLQQFTAIHQLEFLAFLVAIRLWGALWAGLRVQVYCDNAAVVTVINSGKTSDSSMGTILHNTWLQVSAQEFEIRAVHLPGVTNRLADYLSRWHLDEAKYSGLFAAECGDVGSFREETVTDELFALNNDL